A genomic window from Triticum urartu cultivar G1812 chromosome 7, Tu2.1, whole genome shotgun sequence includes:
- the LOC125519002 gene encoding calcium-dependent mitochondrial ATP-magnesium/phosphate carrier protein 2-like translates to MPGAAAHAVEPRGTAAPPPPVAAAATAAAAAAPAAAAGGPCEPVRKAGPVTMEHVLLALHETEEEREARIRDMFDFFDTSGRGQLDYAQIEAGLAALQVPAECKYARELLRACDRDRDGRVGYDDFRRYMDDKELELYRIFQAIDVEHNGCILPEELWDALVKAGIEIDDEELARFVEHVDKDNNGIITFEEWRDFLMLYPNEATIENIYHHWERVCLVDIGEQAAIPEGLSKHVSASKYLIAGGIAGAASRTATAPLDRLKVIMQVQTTRTTVTHAVKDIFIRGGLLGFFRGNGLNVVKVAPESAIRFYAYETLKEYIMNSKGENKSAVGASERLVAGGLAGAIAQTAIYPIDLVKTRLQTFSCESGKVPSLGTLSRDILKHEGPRAFYRGLVPSLLGIVPYAGIDLAVYETLKDASRTYIIKDTEPGPLVQLGCGTVSGALGATCVYPLQVIRTRLQAQQANSEAAYKGMSDVFWRTLRHEGVSGFYKGILPNLLKVVPAASITYLVYEAMKKNLSLD, encoded by the exons atgCCCGGCGCGGCGGCCCACGCGGTGGAACCCCGCGGCACCGCCGCACCCCCTCCCCCCGTGGCCGCCGCGGCgacggctgcggcggcggcggcgccagcGGCGGCCGCAGGGGGGCCGTGCGAGCCGGTGCGCAAGGCGGGCCCCGTGACCATGGAGCACGTGCTGCTGGCGCTCCACGAGACggaggaggagcgggaggcgCGGATCCGGGACATGTTCGACTTCTTCGACACGTCCGGGAGGGGCCAGCTCGACTACGCGCAGATCGAGGCCGGCCTCGCCGCGCTGCAGGTCCCCGCCGAGTGCAAGTACGCGCGGGAGCTGCTCCGCGCCTGCGACCGCGACCGCGACGGCCGCGTCGGCTACGACGACTTCAGGCGCTACATGGACGACAAGGAGCTCGAGCTCTACCGCATCTTCCAGGCCATCGACGTCGAGCACAACGGCTGCATCCTCCCCGAGGAGCTCTGGGACGCCCTCGTCAAGGCTG GTATAGAGATTGATGATGAGGAGCTTGCACGATTTGTTGAGCATGTGGACAAGGACAACAATGGAATTATTACTTTTGAAGAATGGAGGGATTTTCTTATGCTTTATCCCAATGAAGCAACAATCGAGAACATTTATCATCACTGGGAAAGAGTTTGCCTTGTAGATATAGGTGAACAGGCTGCTATACCAGAAGGCTTAAGTAAGCATGTCAGCGCAAGCAAATATCTGATAGCAGGAGGCATTGCTGGCGCAGCATCTCGTACTGCAACGGCACCTCTTGATCGTCTTAAAGTGATCATGCAAGTGCAAACAACACGTACTACCGTCACACATGCAGTTAAGGATATATTTATCCGGGGTGGTCTATTGGGATTTTTTAGAGGTAACGGTTTGAATGTTGTAAAAGTTGCTCCAGAAAGTGCAATAAGGTTTTATGCGTACGAGACATTGAAAGAGTATATTATGAACAGCAAAGGAGAAAATAAGAGTGCAGTTGGTGCTTCTGAACGCCTCGTTGCTGGTGGTTTGGCTGGTGCAATAGCACAAACAGCAATTTATCCCATAGATTTAGTAAAGACAAGGCTGCAGACTTTCTCTTGCGAGAGTGGTAAAGTTCCTAGTCTTGGTACATTATCAAGGGATATATTGAAGCATGAAGGGCCTCGAGCATTCTATAGAGGTCTTGTTCCATCTTTGCTTGGTATTGTCCCTTACGCTGGAATTGATCTTGCTGTATACGAGACTTTGAAAGATGCCTCCAGGACATATATCATAAAGGACACCG AACCTGGTCCTCTAGTACAATTGGGTTGTGGCACTGTCTCTGGAGCTCTGGGAGCAACATGTGTTTACCCTTTACAGGTTATTAGAACAAG ACTGCAAGCTCAACAAGCCAATTCAGAGGCTGCATATAAAGGAATGTCTGATGTGTTCTGGAGAACCCTACGGCACGAAGGCGTTTCTGGATTCTACAAAGGAATCCTACCGAATCTCCTTAAAGTGGTGCCTGCTGCAAGTATTACCTATCTAGTTTATGAGGCGATGAAGAAAAATCTGTCTCTTGATTAA